The DNA segment TCCTGGCGATACGATGCGCGGCTCAGCGCAAAGGCGGCGCCCAGTACCGCGTTGTGAACGTCGCCCGCATGGGACCACTGCCCGGACAGCCCGTAGTCATGCGTGTTGACGCTCGCGGTGTTGAGCACCGCGCTGGACGGCGCGGCGCCTGGCGCGCAACCCGCGTTGCCGGCATTGCCCTGGCAGCCAAGCAAGGTGTCGAGGTAGTCGTCGCTGACATCGCCGGTACTGGCCTTTGCGTGCCCCAGGCGAGCATAAGCCGTCAGCGCGAGCTGGTCCTCGGCGTTGAGCTGGTGCGTGCCGTTGAGCGTGACCTGCAGCGAGCGCGTGCGGGTGAGGTCGGGCGCGGTGTAGATGGCATTGCGCTGGCTGCCGTCAATGCTGTCGGGCAGCAGGCCATTGCCGGACAGGCTGCTGCCGCTGCCCAGCACGCTCACGCTCCATTGCGTATCGGTGGTCGAGCGGCCGACCTTGGCGAACAGGTTGCCCAGGCTGCTGCCGGACAGCTGGCGCCAGCCGTCCTCGCGAAAGCCCGTGCCCGCCACGAAGGCGTGCCAGCCATCGCCAAGCACGTTGCCCGCGCTCACGTCGAGCCGCGCGCGGCCGTGGCCGCCCAGGCTTAGGTCGGCCTCCACGCCGGGATGCGTCTCGCCGGACTTGGTGGTCAGCGCCAGCGCGCCGCCAAGTGCGTTGAGACCGTAGAGCGGGTTGCTGCCGGGCACCAGCGTGATGGTGCTGATGGCGGCCTCGGGGATCGCCGTCCAGTCGACCACGTCGCCCAGCGCGCCATTCTGCCGTACGCCGTCCAGGTAGAGCGCGATGCCCTGCGCCGCGCCCAGGGTGGAGGACAGGCGGTAGCCGCGATAGAGCATGTCCTTCTGGAACGGGTTGCCCTGTACGTCGTTGATCACCACGCTGTCCATGGTCTCGCCGAGGAACGATGACAGGTTGCCAGCCTTGGCGCGCTCCATGTCGGCGTCCGTCGCGGTTTGCGCATTGCCGGGAAACGCCTCGCGCGGGATGGAGAACGACGGCAGCGGCGCGGGCGCGACCACGGTGACCTCGCGCAGGTTGTGGACCTCGTCGCCAGGCGCGGCCTGCGGCGTCTGGGCGGCCACGCCGGCCGGCGCGCCCGCCGCCAGCGCCGCCAGCGCCGCCAGGGCCAGCCGCGCCAGCCGCGCGCATGCGGCTGCCGTACGCCGCGGCGCGGGCACGAGCCTTGAGCGGCGCGGACAGGGGAAGGCGGGGGCCATTACCGTCTCCGTGGGGACAAGGACGCAAGCGCGGGGCGATCGGGGGTGATGCAAGTGCTACTTACTGTAGTGCACAAGGTGGCAAGCGCCAAATCGATCACGCGGCGGCAGCCAGGCGGCGGCGCGCCCTGTATTTTTCGCCTAGAGTTTGAAGGCGTGCCAAGCACACCGCACCCGATCGCTGTGCTGCAGCACCATGATCTTCATCGGATCGAGGAGTCCGCCTTGCCGTTTCCCGAGCGCATCGAAACCATCGGCCGGCACCGCCGCCTGCTCACCGGCAGCGCGAGCCTGGCCTTGCTGGCGATGTGGCTGGGGCTCTCGCCCTCGCGCTTGCGCGCGCAGGCAAGCCGGGAAGGCGCCCCCGTGCCCATCGGCGTGATCGGCTCGGGCCGCATCGGCGGCACGTTGGGCGGGCTGTGGGTGAAGGCGGGCCATCCCGTCCTGTTCTCCTCGCGCCACCCGGATGAACTCAAGCCGCTGGTCGAAAAACTTGGCCCGCTTGCCCGCGCGGGCACGGTGGCCGAGGCGCTGGCGTTTTCCAATGTGATTTTTCTCGCCGTCCCTTACAAGGCGTTGCCTGAGATATCGGCGGAGTACGGCAAGGCCTTTGCCGGCAAAGTGGTGGTGGATGCGACCAACGCCTTGCGCGCGCGCGATGGCGCCGTCGCCGAAGAGGCGATGCGCAAGGGCATCGGCATCACCACCGCAAAGTACCTGCGCGGCGCGCGTATCGTGCGCGCCTTCAATTTCATGGGCGCCACCAACTTTGCCAATCAGAACCACCGGGCCGAGGGCCTGATCGCGGTGCCGATCGCCGCCGACGATCCGAAGGCCCTGCGCATCGGCGAGCAACTGGTGCGCGATGCCGGCTTCGAGCCGGTCGTGGTCGGCCGGCTCGCCACGGCCGACAGCTTCGCCCCGGGCGGACCGCTGTTCCATCAGATCGGCTCGGCCGACGCCATGCGCGCGCGCATGGCGGAGCAGGCTGGGAAGATGGTGCAGAAGCCTGAGTGAAGCGAAGCGGTTCTGGCAAGGCGCGCGGCCGCAGACAGGACAAGTGGATCGGCCAAGGCCGCGCAGCGACGCCAGAATTTTCTGGAAATGGCCTGTTAGCCGCGCCAGGCGCCCTTCATCCAGACCCAGCCGCCGCCCTCGAAGCGCCAGACCCAGTGTCCGGGCACCCAGTAGGCGTGTGCGGCGGGGGTGACCGTGATCTGTTCCACGATCACGGGCGGCATCGCCGGCACCGGTTGCTGGACCCAGCGGCCGTGCACCCAGAACCAGTCGTTACCCTCCCATTTCCAGTGGCCCGGCACCCAGTTCCAGCCGTAGGCAGGCGCGGGGCCGCGGTCTTCGTGCACCGGCGGCGGCATGTTGCGGACCATCTGGTGGGGTGGCGCAGGCGCCGGTTGCCGTACTACCACGCGCTCGGTCACGCAGCCGGCGAGGCTGCCGAGCACCGCCAGTGAGGCGAGCGCCGGCAGGGCGGCGCGGAGCAGGCGGCGCCGTGCTGGCGCATGGGGTTTGCTGATTGCCATTTGTCTTTGTCCTGTTGGCGCTGATTTGCGCTCGGGCGTTGTCCAAGGGGCGGCCCCGGGTCGGGATGCACAATGACCTTGAGACCGATACCTTGCATAACGAGGCAAGCGCCGCCGCGCGGGACAAGCGCGCGCAAAGACTTTGTAATTGAGTATTACGCGCCCCAAAAGACAAACCGCAGCCAGGGCGGCTGCGGCAGGCGGTGAGCGGTGGCGGGTTATGCCGGCACAGGCGCGTTGGCGCTGGTCTGCCGGCCGCGGAAGTCCGTCCAGCAGAGCGCCTTGAAGTCATACAGCTTGCAGCGGCGCGCGGTATCGAAATACCAGCGCCAGGTGAAGTTCTGGATGATGATGCGGCCCGGCAGCGCATGCTCCAGCAGCGCCTGGGCGCGCTTGAGGCGGTACAGCGGCACGCTCATGTCCACGTGGTGCGCGGTGTGCTCCATGATGTGGTGCAGCGCCGCGCCGATGCCATAGCGAAAGCGCAGGTGCACGGTGGTGGAAACGAAGGGCTGGGCGCGCGCCCACATGGCCTTGGTGTCGTACCAGGCCACACTGGTGTGGGTGTGGTGCACGTAGAGCACAAAGCCCACGGTGAAATTCCAGACCAGGAACGGCAGCACGAAGCCCAGCCCGACCAGCAGCGCCACCGACTGCCCGGTGGCAATGGCCAGCCACGCCAGCGCGCCGATCCAGGCCACGCCGAAGAGCGCCACCAGCGTGCAGTCCCACATGAAGACGGCGCGGCGCGTGGGCATCTGGCGGCGGCTGGGGAAGAACATCTTGAACCACCAGATCTCGACCAGGTAGTACAGGCCCGCGCCAAAGCCGGTGCGGTAGACCCGCTCCAGCGCGCGGCGCCAGCGCGGCAGGGCCTGGAATTCCTCGAGCGAGTAAGGCTGCCAGACGAAGTCGAAGCCCTTGAGGTTGGAGTAACCGTGGTGGACCACGTTATGGCCCACTTC comes from the Cupriavidus basilensis genome and includes:
- a CDS encoding YXWGXW repeat-containing protein is translated as MAISKPHAPARRRLLRAALPALASLAVLGSLAGCVTERVVVRQPAPAPPHQMVRNMPPPVHEDRGPAPAYGWNWVPGHWKWEGNDWFWVHGRWVQQPVPAMPPVIVEQITVTPAAHAYWVPGHWVWRFEGGGWVWMKGAWRG
- a CDS encoding NAD(P)-binding domain-containing protein, which translates into the protein METIGRHRRLLTGSASLALLAMWLGLSPSRLRAQASREGAPVPIGVIGSGRIGGTLGGLWVKAGHPVLFSSRHPDELKPLVEKLGPLARAGTVAEALAFSNVIFLAVPYKALPEISAEYGKAFAGKVVVDATNALRARDGAVAEEAMRKGIGITTAKYLRGARIVRAFNFMGATNFANQNHRAEGLIAVPIAADDPKALRIGEQLVRDAGFEPVVVGRLATADSFAPGGPLFHQIGSADAMRARMAEQAGKMVQKPE
- a CDS encoding fatty acid desaturase, with product MIATQQASFPEPISPDAPLPSRKIIRGWLIPLGARSTPRALALFALDTALFLAALAGVVLFSHWLAKLAASVATGLIIARLFIIGHDACHQSLTPRRGLNKWLGRLTFLPSLTPYSLWEVGHNVVHHGYSNLKGFDFVWQPYSLEEFQALPRWRRALERVYRTGFGAGLYYLVEIWWFKMFFPSRRQMPTRRAVFMWDCTLVALFGVAWIGALAWLAIATGQSVALLVGLGFVLPFLVWNFTVGFVLYVHHTHTSVAWYDTKAMWARAQPFVSTTVHLRFRYGIGAALHHIMEHTAHHVDMSVPLYRLKRAQALLEHALPGRIIIQNFTWRWYFDTARRCKLYDFKALCWTDFRGRQTSANAPVPA
- a CDS encoding TonB-dependent receptor; protein product: MAPAFPCPRRSRLVPAPRRTAAACARLARLALAALAALAAGAPAGVAAQTPQAAPGDEVHNLREVTVVAPAPLPSFSIPREAFPGNAQTATDADMERAKAGNLSSFLGETMDSVVINDVQGNPFQKDMLYRGYRLSSTLGAAQGIALYLDGVRQNGALGDVVDWTAIPEAAISTITLVPGSNPLYGLNALGGALALTTKSGETHPGVEADLSLGGHGRARLDVSAGNVLGDGWHAFVAGTGFREDGWRQLSGSSLGNLFAKVGRSTTDTQWSVSVLGSGSSLSGNGLLPDSIDGSQRNAIYTAPDLTRTRSLQVTLNGTHQLNAEDQLALTAYARLGHAKASTGDVSDDYLDTLLGCQGNAGNAGCAPGAAPSSAVLNTASVNTHDYGLSGQWSHAGDVHNAVLGAAFALSRASYRQDTQPASFSDDRVAVADPGATPGTNASLDGRTSTVSLYASDTVKLLPHSYLTASARWNTSSTHTVLTLPNASDERFTFSKLNPSLGLSHRLRSGLTVFASASQGTRMPTAIELGCADPANACQLPTGLQADPYLRQVVSRTVEFGGRWKAADATELTLALYRSDNRDDILFQRSPVSPLGYFTNFPKTRSQGLELGLRQRLGPVMLRASYSYLQSTYQADGQIQTPFAAPVNVRPGTRMAGVPLHSFKLSGDWRATGSVTLGGTMIVSSSRAVAGNEDGALSAQDPRLARTAGFVLFNLRASWQVDARWQLYARVDNVFDRRYETYGQAGLNVFPGGTLLQPGAAVPIERFVAPGAPRLFLVGVRYEWGGR